The Globicephala melas chromosome 20, mGloMel1.2, whole genome shotgun sequence genome contains a region encoding:
- the BAHCC1 gene encoding BAH and coiled-coil domain-containing protein 1 isoform X6, with amino-acid sequence MDGRDFAPPPHLLSDRGSLGHRSAAAAARLAPAGPAAQPPAHFQPGKYFPSPLPMASHTASSRLMGNSPASSFMGSFLTSSLGSAASAHPSGPNPSPSDQAYRGSHPTTSQIWFSHSHEAPGYPRFSGSLASTFLPMSHLDHHGNSNVLYGQHRFYGTQKDNFYLRNLPPQPTLLPANHNFPSVARAAPGHPIGSCSRDRGEAGHLQKGAKEFDRFLMGKEKAGKAAEGKERPAVEEDVVRGRHKLVLPIPGDSHCKEGGVARGACEGRPKHLASCLLNTKVLDGELGRSALASCAGGVLGRPGVGVPASGRCTKEAAGPVEPGPAFGECLERRQLLHHAVPYTVPSGLPAGPPPPLSTAAGSFPCLQLHGGPDGLCPLQDKVPRDPKASGPTFVPSVGHLADKSRPFQVAEACAVAGEGKDRHLDGAAVPDHAALYGVSYAHLKAEGKGERRPGSFEAALNPRLKGLEYLDSAGPEAPFPGLPKAGLDKSGYFELPAPSQDCARPSHQDPLGGKVTQACCTLDKTASKETPVGAPGAQKVARIRHQQQSVAPEVEPGGSGAEAKRKSLELASLGYGGPPPHPWSVQSGQGAAVAISEECKAGAYLDPFGGTLQQAALLPQDLPAPPDEVSAMKNLLKYSNQALVVGQKVPFVGLGGLKASCAQQDGKFPASKGTGQAPGDMERPDCARSREHDAPHGDGEVRQPPVGIAVALARQKDTVSRAESAYSANTGRQGRAAPAFKAGGGPRSAHALDLEAEEERVRLCEDRLGLAGRELLLQDNKDLVEFARIHPSSGCPGDLAPHLMIAGGSSLQSSQLGGDPAPHPHPAHPPWLPRTRSPSLWMGGHSYGLGHPALHQNLPPGFPASVPGSMPPVFPLSQDAPTQLVILPPEPTPHAAPHALADVMDQASLWPPMYGGRGPASHMQHPGQLPVYSRSQFLRQQELYALQQQQQRAAQALEQQRATQFQQKPEDRHLELEEPAQEKALKSTHKPVALTPTAKGTPSPATAGPAKLSPCCHSPAPKPPAASCPTPPPHPGAPCTLSVCPTGSPGPGSKLPSAEEKSGEGQRPGADLNTLEPDLPPGYTCPAAGSGFSLPRIVHSSDLSDPETMQTAPPGAQPELARTFPPGELGPHSPQNLEEPGLPSGAREATQDLAAHPNPAERGPPGKAADPSPLEGLRELQCGALLEGGGPEATGQADSTQGGAQEERTTEEGREEGEQGPSLGASPQATEQPARSLGAPDQATPGEQQAPAEAEAEEAAKFKEAELEEEEEEDWGLTPENSQPPRELPGLDALVAATINLGDLPAVSPLDPQPRTVPGPPSTAPLPRSSGIHGIALLSELADLEIQQQRTEPDLQEEEDVLAFNLQRLATLASAWSLVEAAGLDSPASLAQPSTADSCRAPTLTPRMQILQRKDTWTPKTKPVCPLKAAIDRLDTQEVEMRVQLAELQRRYKEKQRELARLQRRHDHERDESSRSPARRGPGRPRKRKYSSLLPALRPSEGKKVKAVRSSLSLLCTELRGGDDEPSKKRGRLEKGTYAGLQPASAEKVRCKKSSGQGDLASAVAHKVAQLKPKVKSKGLPTSLSPFRRKEATPGGRIRKKLSRAKSAKVSGAARHPQPDGGAAGRETPKFPAQPAAATTHEAGNGSDSENCEGLLETEAPPKEPGLALHAGARVAVLGPSPSSVVKMEANQKAKKKKERQGLLGACRLSSPESEVKVKRRTVKAKVGGKLERAPGRRPPGGPGKKKAKGKAKGSLRAEPGATPGREALCSPTRAFTCHEEGSRLASERLKRATRKSTVLQPGLRRKNGALSIALSPRNAKAILGRGRKAGKVKTKAAGKQGKGRAVSRLLESFAVEDDFEFEDSSSLSEEEEARGPLSAEQSAALARSCTIHKEDLQDGLPVLIPKEDSLLYAGSVRTLQPPDIYSIVIEGERGNRQRIYSLEQLLQEAVLDVRPQSSRYLPPGTRVCAYWSQKSRCLYPGSVVRGASSDEEDDLDSVVVEFDDGDTGHIAVSNIRLLPPDFKIQCTEPSPALLVSSGCRRTKKSSCEAPPPGEAAAPSLSPKAHDGPEASKTPGKKSAGKDKAGKAELLASGTKPSAGASDHFLGRRGSPLLSWSAVAQTKRKAVATAAAGGKGPGVLQNLFQLNGSARKLRAREALFPVHSVAAPVFGNGFRADSFSSLASSYAPFVGGAGPGLPGGAHKLLRAKKAERAEAEKGGRRRAGGEFLVKLDHEGVTSPKSKNCKALHAGDKDVGPRPGRPLPGPSYGHPALVGKDRKGRSPVHPLPMGLALRKFAGQAEYPLPCDSDCHSSYSDEEEDGPGLAPGVPSRFLARLSVSSSSSGSSTSSSSGSLSTSSLCSSDDEGSSYSSDEEDPALLLQTCLTHPVPALLAQPEALRSKGAGPHPHAQRCFLSRAAVAGGGVGAGPSSGRPRLKRKEALSFSKAKELSRRQRLPSVENRPKISAFLPARQLWKWSGNPTQRRGMKGKARKLFYKAIVRGKETLRIGDCAVFLSAGRPNLPYIGRIESMWESWGSNMVVKVKWFYHPEETKLGKRQSDGKNALYQSCHEDENDVQTISHKCQVVGREQYEQMTRSRKCQDRRDLYYLAGTYDPTTGRLVTADGVPILC; translated from the exons CTCCAGGGTACCCCAGATTTTCAGGGAGTCTGGCATCTACCTTCCTACCCATGAGCCACTTGGATCACCATGGAAACAGCAATGTTCTCTATGGGCAACATCGTTTCTATGGAACCCAAAAAG ATAACTTCTACCTGCGCAACCTGCCGCCCCAGCCCACGCTCCTGCCCGCCAACCACAACTTCCCCAGCGTGGCCCGGGCCGCCCCCGGCCACCCCATCGGCTCCTGCAGCCGCGACCGGGGCGAGGCCGGCCACCTGCAGAAGGGCGCCAAGGAGTTCGACCGCTTCCTCATGGGCAAAGAGAAAGCCGGCAAGGCGGCCGAGGGCAAGGAGCGGCCGGCGGTGGAGGAGGACGTCGTCAGGGGGCGGCACAAGCTGGTGCTGCCCATACCGGGGGACTCGCACTGCAAGGAGGGTGGCGTGGCCCGGGGTGCCTGCGAGGGCCGCCCCAAACACCTGGCCTCCTGCCTTCTCAACACCAAGGTGCTCGACGGTGAGCTGGGCAGGTCCGCGCTGGCCAGCTGCGCGGGGGGTGTGCTGGGGCGGCCGGGTGTGGGCGTGCCGGCCTCCGGACGCTGCACCAAGGAGGCAGCCGGCCCCGTGGAGCCTGGGCCAGCCTTCGGCGAGTGCCTGGAGCGGAGGCAGCTGCTGCACCATGCCGTGCCCTACACGGTGCCGTCTGGCCTGCCCGCCGGGCCGCCCCCACCCCTCAGCACGGCCGCCGGCTCCTTCCCCTGCCTGCAGCTGCATGGGGGCCCGGATGGGCTCTGCCCCCTGCAGGACAAAGTCCCCCGGGACCCGAAGGCCAGCGGGCCCACCTTCGTGCCTTCCGTGGGACACCTGGCCGACAAGAGCCGCCCGTTCCAGGTGGCCGAGGCCTGTGCCGTGGCGGGTGAGGGCAAGGACCGGCACCTGGATGGGGCTGCAGTGCCTGACCATGCTGCGCTTTATGGGGTCTCCTATGCCCACCTGAAGGCCGAGGGCAAGGGCGAGCGGCGGCCCGGGAGCTTCGAGGCGGCCCTCAACCCCCGGCTGAAGGGCCTGGAGTACCTGGACAGCGCAGGCCCCGAGGCCCCCTTTCCGGGGCTCCCCAAAGCAGGTCTGGACAAAAGCGGCTACTTTGAGTTACCCGCCCCCTCACAGGACTGCGCCCGGCCAAGTCACCAGGACCCGTTGGGCGGGAAAGTCACCCAGGCCTGCTGCACTTTAGACAAGACTGCCAGCAAGGAGACCCCTGTGGGTGCCCCCGGGGCCCAGAAGGTGGCTCGTATCCGGCATCAGCAGCAGTCGGTGGCCCCCGAGGTAGAGCCGGGGGGCAGCGGGGCTGAGGCCAAGCGCAAGTCTCTGGAGCTGGCGTCTCTGGGCTACGGCGGGCCGCCCCCGCACCCCTGGAGTGTCCAGTCGGGCCAGGGGGCCGCCGTGGCCATCAGCGAGGAGTGCAAGGCTGGCGCCTACCTGGACCCCTTTGGCGGCACCCTGCAGCAGGCCgccctcctgcctcaggacctgcCCGCCCCGCCTGACGAGGTCTCGGCCATGAAGAACCTGCTCAAGTACAGCAACCAAGCACTGGTCGTCGGCCAGAAGGTGCCCTTCGTGGGCCTGGGGGGCCTGAAGGCCAGCTGTGCCCAGCAGGACGGGAAGTTCCCCGCCTCCAAGGGCACGGGCCAGGCTCCCGGCGACATGGAAAGGCCCGACTGTGCCCGAAGCCGAGAGCACGACGCTCCGCATGGCGATGGGGAGGTGCGGCAGCCGCCTGTGGGCATTGCGGTGGCCTTGGCCCGGCAGAAGGACACGGTGAGCCGGGCGGAGTCAGCCTACAGTGCCAACACAGGGCGGCAGGGCCGGGCAGCCCCCGCCTTCAAAG CTGGCGGTGGGCCCCGCTCCGCCCACGCTCTGGACCTGGAGGCCGAGGAGGAAAGGGTGCGTCTGTGCGAGGACCGCTTGGGGCTCGCCGGCCGTGAGCTGCTGCTGCA GGACAACAAGGACCTCGTGGAGTTCGCCCGGATCCACCCGTCAAGCGGCTGCCCTGGAGACCTGGCCCCCCATCTCATGATCGCCGGGGGCTCCTCCCTGCAGAGCAGCCAGCTGGGCGGGGACCcagccccccatccccaccctgcccaccccccctGGCTGCCCCGCACCCGCAGCCCCTCCCTGTGGATGGGGGGACATTCCTACG GCCTCGGGCACCCTGCCCTGCACCAGAACCTGCCCCCCGGCTTCCCTGCGTCCGTGCCTGGCTCCATGCCCCCCGTCTTCCCCCTCTCCCAGGATGCCCCCACACAGCTCGTCATCCTGCCTCCTGAGCCCACGCCCCACGCCGCCCCCCATGCGCTTG CTGATGTCATGGACCAGGCTTCACTGTGGCCCCCCATGTACGGGGGCCGGGGCCCTGCCTCCCACATGCAGCACCCAGGCCAGCTCCCTGTCTACTCGCGGTCCCAGTTCCTACGGCAGCAGGAGCTCTACgccctgcagcagcagcagcagcgggcCGCTCAGGCTCTGGAGCAACAGCGGGCCACCCAGTTCCAG CAGAAGCCTGAGGACCGCCACCTGGAGCTGGAGGAGCCCGCCCAGGAGAAGGCCTTGAAGTCCACCCACAAGCCAGTTGCCTTAACCCCCACGGCCAAGGGCACCCCCTCACCCGCCACCGCAGGCCCTGCCAAGCTGTCACCCTGCTGCCACTCTCCCGCCCCGAAGCCCCCCGCCGCCAGCTGCCCTACACCACCGCCGCATCCTGGCGCCCCGTGCACTTTATCCGTCTGCCCCACCGGCAGCCCCGGGCCAGGCTCCAAGCTGCCCAGCGCCGAGGAGAAGAGTGGGGAGGGCCAGCGGCCCGGAGCCGACCTCAACACGTTGGAACCAG ACCTGCCTCCCGGATACACGTGCCCTGCGGCGGGCTCGGGCTTCTCCCTGCCCCGCATTGTGCACTCATCTGACCTCTCGGACCCCGAAACTATGCAAACCGCCCCGCCGGGGGCCCAGCCTGAGCTGGCCAGGACGTTCCCACCCGGGGAGCTGGGCCCACACAGCCCCCAGAACCTGGAGGAGCCTGGGCTGCCCTCAGGGGCCAGGGAGGCCACCCAGGACCTTGCCGCACACCCCAACCCTGCCGAGCGGGGACCCCCGGGGAAGGCAGCGGACCCCAGCCCACTGGAGGGGCTGCGAGAACTGCAGTGTGGGGCCCTCCTCGAGGGAGGGGGACCTGAGGCCACTGGCCAGGCTGATTCTACTCAGGGAGGGGCCCAAGAGGAGAGGACCACAGAGGAGGGAcgggaggagggagagcaggggCCCTCATTGGGGGCCAGCCCCCAGGCCACAGAGCAGCCGGCAAGGAGCCTGGGTGCCCCGGATCAGGCCACGCCGGGCGAGCAGCAGGCCCCTGCAGAAGCAGAGGCGGAGGAGGCGGCCAAGTTCAAGGAGGCcgagctggaggaggaggaggaggaggactggGGGCTGACTCCCGAAAACAGCCAGCCGCCCAGGGAGCTGCCGGGTCTGGACGCCCTGGTGGCAGCCACCATCAACCTGGGGGATCTGCCCGCTGTCAGCCCACTGGACCCTCAGCCCCGCACTGTCCCTGGGCCACCCAGCACAGCTCCCCTGCCCCGTAGCTCAGGGATTCATGGCATTGCCCTGCTCAGCGAGCTGGCCGACCTGGAAATCCAGCAGCAGAGGACTGAGCCAGACCTACAAG AGGAGGAGGATGTGCTAGCCTTCAACCTGCAGCGCCTGGCCACGCTGGCCTCAGCCTGGTCCCTGGTAGAGGCTGCTGGCCTGGACAGCCCCGCCTCCTTGGCCCAGCCCTCCACTGCCGACTCCTGCAGGGCTCCCACGCTCACCCCCCGTATGCAGATCCTGCAGCGCAAGGACACCTGGACCCCCAAGACCAAGCCT GTATGCCCACTGAAGGCTGCCATCGACCGGCTGGACACACAGGAGGTAGAGATGCGCGTGCAGCTGGCGGAGTTGCAGAGGCGCTACAAGGAGAAGCAGCGGGAGCTGGCCCGGCTGCAGCGCAGGCATGACCATGA GAGAGACGAGAGCTCGCGGAGCCCTGCCAGGCGAGGCCCCGGCCGGCCACGGAAGCGCAAATACTCCAGCTTGCTGCCTGCCCTGCGACCCAGCGAAGGCAAGAAAGTCAA GGCAGTGCGGTCCAGCCTGAGCCTGCTGTGCACCGAGCTGCGGGGCGGCGATGATGAGCCCTCGAAGAAGCGAGGCCGGCTGGAGAAGGGCACCTACGCGGGCCTGCAACCCGCATCTGCG GAGAAGGTTCGGTGCAAGAAGAGCAGCGGTCAGGGCGACCTGGCATCTGCAGTGGCCCACAAGGTGGCCCAGCTGAAGCCGAAGGTCAAGAGCAAGGGGCTGCCCACCAGCCTCAGCCCCTTCCGGCGGAAGGAGGCCACCCCAGGGGGTCGCATCCGGAAGAAGCTGTCGCGAGCCAAGAGCGCCAAGGTGTCTGGGGCAGCCCGGCACCCACAGCCAGATGGTGGTGCTGCTGGCAGGGAGACACCTAAGTTCCCAGCCCAGCCGGCAGCGGCCACAACACATGAGGCAGGCAA CGGCTCGGACAGTGAAAACTGCGAGGGTCTGTTGGAAACAGAGGCACCTCCCAAGGAGCCCGGGCTGGCACTGCACGCTGGGGCCCGCGTGGCCGTGCTGGGGCCCTCGCCCTCCTCCGTGGTCAAGATGGAGGCCAACCAGAAGgccaagaagaagaaggagaggcaGGGCTTGCTAG gggccTGCCGCCTGTCCAGCCCCGAGAGTGAGGTCAAGGTCAAGAGGAGGACGGTGAAGGCCAAGGTGGGCGGCAAGCTGGAGCGGGCCCCGGGGCGCAGGCCCCCAGGTGGGCCTGGCAAGAAGAAAGCCAAGGGCAAGGCCAAGGGCAGCCTGCGGGCAGAGCCGGGGGCCACACCCggcagggaagccctctgcagcCCCACCCGGGCCTTCACCTGCCACGAGGAGGGCAGCAGGCTGGCCAGTGAGCGCCTCAAGAGAGCCACGCGCAAGAGCACGGTGCTCCAGCCAGGGCTGCGG CGGAAGAACGGGGCCCTGTCCATCGCCCTGTCGCCCCGCAACGCCAAGGCCatcctggggaggggcaggaaagcGGGCAAGGTGAAAACCAAGGCTGCCGGCAAACAG GGCAAGGGCCGGGCGGTGAGCCGGCTGCTGGAGAGCTTCGCAGTGGAAGACGACTTTGAGTTTGAAGACAGCAGCAGCCtctcagaggaggaggaggccaggGGCCCCCTGAGCGCCGAGCAGAGCGCCGCCTTGG CACGCTCATGCACCATCCACAAGGAGGACCTACAGGACGGGCTGCCCGTGCTCATCCCCAAAGAGGACAGTCTGCTATACGCAGGCAGCGTCAGGACCCTGCAGCCCCCCGACAT CTACAGCATCGTCATCGAGGGTGAGAGAGGCAACCGGCAGAGGATCTACTCACTGGAGCAGCTGCTGCAGGAGGCG GTTCTTGATGTCCGGCCACAGTCCAGCAGGTACCTCCCGCCCGGCACGAGGGTCTGTGCCTACTGGAGCCAGAAGTCCCGCTGCCTGTACCCAGGCAGCGTAGTGCGAG GCGCCTCCAGTGATGAGGAAGACGACCTGGACTCCGTGGTGGTGGAGTTTGACGATGGGGACACCGGCCACATTGCTGTCTCCAACATCAGGCTGCTGCCTCCGGACTTCAAGATCCAGT GCACAGAGCCCTCGCCAGCCCTGCTGGTGTCCAGCGGCTGCCGAAGGACCAAGAAATCTTCCTGCGAGGCGCCCCCACCTGGTGAGGCCGCCGCTCCCAGCCTGTCTCCCAAGGCACACGATGGCCCTGAAGCCTCAAAGACCCCCGGGAAGAAATCCGCAGGCAAAGACAAAGCTG gCAAAGCGGAGCTCCTGGCCTCTGGCACCAAGCCCTCCGCGGGGGCCTCAGACCACTTCCTGGGCCGCCGGGGCAGCCCGCTGCTGAGCTGGTCCGCGGTGGCGCAGACCAAGCGGAAGGCGGTGGCCACGGCCGCAGCAGGTGGCAAGGGGCCGGGCGTGCTGCAGAACCTCTTCCAACTCAACGGCAGCGCCAGGAAGCTGCGGGCCCGCGAGGCGCTCTTCCCCGTCCACAGCGTGGCTGCTCCCGTGTTTGGCAACGGCTTCCGCGCCGACTCCTTCAGCAGCCTGGCCAGCTCCTACGCTCCCTTTGTCGGCGGGGCCGGGCCCGGCCTGCCCGGGGGTGCCCACAAGCTGCTGCGGGCCAAGAAGGCCGAGCGGGCGGAGGCCGAGaagggcgggcggcggcgggcgggcggcgagTTCCTGGTCAAGCTGGACCATGAGGGCGTGACCTCCCCCAAGAGCAAGAACTGCAAGGCGCTGCACGCGGGTGACAAGGATGTGGGGCCCAGGCCAGGGAGGCCCCTGCCCGGCCCCAGCTATGGGCACCCGGCCCTTGTGGGCAAGGACAGGAAGGGGCGGTCGCCTGTCCACCCGCTGCCCATGGGGCTGGCGCTGCGCAAGTTCGCAGGCCAGGCCGAGTACCCGCTGCCCTGCGACAGTGACTGCCACAGCTCCTACTCGGACGAGGAGGAGGACGGGCCTGGCCTGGCCCCCGGCGTGCCCTCCCGCTTCCTCGCCCGCCTTTCcgtgtcctcctcctcctcgggctcatccacctcctcctcctctggctcCCTGTCCACCTCCAGCCTCTGCTCCTCGGATGACGAGGGCTCCTCCTACAGCTCAGACGAGGAGGACCCAGCCCTGCTGCTGCAGACCTGCCTCACCCACCCGGTGCCCGCCCTCCTGGCCCAGCCCGAGGCCCTGCGCTCCAAGGGGGCTGGCCCACACCCGCACGCCCAGCGCTGCTTCCTGTCCAGGGCCGCGGTGGCCGGTGGGGGCGTGGGCGCGGGCCCCAGCAGTGGCAGACCCAGGCTCAAGCGCAAGGAGGCCCTGAGCTTCTCCAAAGCCAAAGAGCTGTCCCGGAGGCAGCGGCTGCCCTCCGTGGAAAACCGGCCAAAGATCTCAGCCTTCCTGCCTGCCCGGCAGCTCTGGAAGTGGTCGGGGAACCCCACACAG AGACGCGGCATGAAGGGGAAGGCCAGGAAGCTGTTCTACAAGGCCATCGTCCGGGGCAAGGAGACGCTTCGCATCGGGGACTGTGCCGTCTTCCTGTCAGCTGGGCGGCCCAACCTGCCCTACATCGGCCGCATTGAGAGCATGTGGGAGTCGTGGGGCAGCAACATGGTGGTGAAGGTCAAGTGGTTCTACCACCCAGAGGAGACCAAGCTGGGGAAGCGGCAGAGCGACGGGAAG AACGCGCTGTACCAGTCCTGCCACGAGGATGAGAACGACGTGCAGACCATCTCCCACAAGTGCCAGGTAGTGGGGCGCGAGCAGTATGAGCAGATGACACGGAGCCGCAAGTGCCAGGACCGGCGGGACCTCTACTACCTGGCGGGCACCTACGACCCCACCACCGGGCGCCTGGTGACGGCCGATGGTGTGCCCATCCTGTGCTGA